TCTCCTCATTCCCCAGCACCAGAAGCCAGGGGCGATCTGCCGAAAACGCGCTCAAATCCTTCTCCGCATGCTCAGAAGTCCCCAAAACCCACAACCCCGCATCCTTCGCCACATCCAACGCCCGGCTCAAATTTGTCTGAACAGAAAACGGAACATACTCGACACCCCCCGAAGCAACATCGTACGCCGCGCCCGTCATCGAAGCGGAACGATCTCGACTAAGCAAAACACCGCGCACCCCAAAAAAAGCCGCAGAGCGAAAAATCGCCCCCAGATTTTGCGGATCCTGAACCGTATCCAGCGCCAAAAAAAGACCCCCATTATCGGCAAACAGCTCCGCGAGATCACAACCCGGATGTTCTTTAACCGCAGCTTCAGCGTCTCCTCCACGAGACCGACCCTGCCGCACAGACCCCTGTTCGCCCCGCCCGAAAAACACGCGCACACCGATCTCCTCTGCCCGTTCCCGCACAGTCCGCCACGCATCACCGCCCGGTTTGGCAGGCAATCGAATCTCGAAAATATCCTGCGGACGCTTTTTCAGCACCGCCAGAATACTGTGCGGATTTTTGAGATAAATCGGCATTGTCTCTACCTGCTCTCAAATTTATCGACTCGCGGCACGCGCTTTTCCAACTCAATCTGCGACGTGACTGGCTCTGTTCCAGCGCCGTAAAAATAAACCAAATATCCACCCGTATATCCCGCCGCGCACACCAGACCCGCAGTAACAAGACCAAAAACGAGATACACATAGCGAACAAACCCGACAAATTTCTTCTTCAAAACAAAATGCGTGCGTACCAGTGCCAGCGCAACAGCCAGAAACGCGGTGACCGTACCCAGCGTATCGTGAACCTCTAAATCTGCGGCAATACCATCGATATGTTGCGCAACCTCGGCAGCACTATCCCCTGTGAGTGCGACCGGAATCGCGGTCAAAGCACCGAGCGAAAAGAGCAAAAACCCCACTCGCACAAAAAAATCGCGGTGACGCAATATGCCAATCGCATCACAAACAACGCCAATGACCAACAAGACAATGGGAAAGTGTGTAACAAGAGGATGAATATCCATGACGGGAGATGAGATCGTTTTCTTTATGAGCGCAAGTCGAGTTGCAATGGCTCTGCATACCGCGGGTCTGCAACGGGTTGTCCCGGCCACGCGCCTTCCAGGAACGTAATACTATTGTAGAAATCGTCCAATGCGATAAATTTTCCATTCTCCTCTGCCCATTCTCGCATGCGGCGGTTGCAACTGTGACGCCATGACAGCACTTCTATATCCCAGCCCCTGCGATGCATGCGCTCTATATCCGCGTGAAATCCAACGCCATCGACAAAGCCACTGCCATCGCCCGTGAGCAAGACAGCAATACCCGGTACACCATTATAATCTACAGTATCTCGAAGCATAATCGTTTGCAAAACTTGATCCACGCCCTGTTCGCTACCCTGCAATGCCCCGCGTTCCAACAACTGCACCTCAACATCCTCATTCTCAAGGCGGTTCCACATCTGACGCAACTCTGGTGGAATAGAGCCAACAGCAATGGCCCGCTCAATCGGTCGGCCTGCCTGTGCCAGAGCGAGGAGATTGCGAAAATGAATACGCACGCGCGAGCGAGCGGCCTCCCCCTCGCGCTCTGCAGCGGCCTCTTGCGCGCTAATAAAAATATTGGAATTATCCAAATAGATGAAAACCTTCTTCATTGATCCAATTCTCCTGTGAAACGACCCTGAACTTTCAAAATATGAAGTTAAAACTGATGTTACGCAACTGCACAATATAATGGGCCTGTCATTTTGAGCGGAGCGCAGCGGAGTCGAAAAATCTTCTACCAACGCAGGTGGAACAGATGCTTCGGCTCCGTTACACTCCGCTCAGCATGACAAACATCCAGACCTGCGTAACATCTGTTAAAAGTAAAAAAACTATTTCAATCCCGCGAAAAATCCATTACAATGGGCGGGTTAAAATACAAACAAACAAGACTCTCGACAAGGAAGGTTTTATGACAGATCGACCAAACATCTTATTTATGCACTCGCACAACACCGGAACCTATATTGAACCCTACGGACACGCCGTACCAACGCCGCACATGCAGCAACTGTCAGAACAAGGCGTACTCTTTCGGCGGGCGTATGCCACAGCCCCCACCTGTTCGCCCAGCAGAGCCAGCTTCTTAACCGGCATGTACCCCCACACCTGTGGCATGACGGGCCTTGCACACCGCGGCTTTGCCATGACGAATTACGACTGGCATGCCGCCCGCATCTTCAAGACAAATGGCTACTTCACCGCAACCGCTGGCGTGGAACACACCGCACCGGACCTGGACACCATTGGATATGACGAAATCCTCTCCGGACTGGACACAAATTACCCCGGACAGCCCAAATGGATCGAACCCGCGGACGCCGTCGTGGATTTCATAAAAAACGCACCCCAACAACCCTTCTTTCTCAACCTCGGCCTAAACGAAACGCACCGACCATTTCACAGTGCCGAACCCGACAAATACCCCGCAGAACGCGAACAATACTGCACCCCACCTCGTCCCTTGCCCGACACACCGGAAACCCGGGCAGACACAGCCGACTACAAAGCCTCTGCCCGCATCATGGACAACCACTACGGCAACGTACTCGCAGCACTCGAAGAAACCGGCCTATCCGACAACACCCTCGTATTCTGCTTTGCCGATCACGGCCTGCAATTTCCGCGCAACATGTGCAACCTGACAGACCACGGCATCGGCGTGTACCTCATCATACGCGGACCCGGCGGATTTGAAGGCGGAAAAGTCATAAACGCGATGGTCAGCCTGATGGACCTGTTACCCACGGCATATCGCGCTGCCGGCATAGAAATACCCGACCACGTACAGGGAAAATCCCTGCACCCTCTGATAAACGAAGACCGCCATCGGGAAGAAATCTTTTCAGAAGTCACCTATCACGCCGCGTACGAACCCATGCGGAGCATCCGCACCGAAAGATACAAATATATCCGGCGATACGACAACCGCGACAAACTCGTATTGCCCAACGTAGATGACACACCCACAAAAGCGTACCTACTCAATCAAAACTGGGAAAAATTGCCGCGCGATCAGGAAATGTTGTACGACCTCATATTCGACCCCGATGAAACGCACAACATCATCGACCGGGAAGACATGGCACCTGTGCGGAAAGATCTGAGCCATCGATTGCACACATGGATGGAAGAAACAAATGACCCCCTCTTGCCAGACGGGCACATCGCTGCACCGGGCGGATCCAAGGTCAACAACTCCGATGGCCGCTCGCCGAATGAGACGCCGGAGGTTATGGTGTAGGGGAAGTCAACCTCTGTCTGAAGCGGTGTACAACTGGTCGATTTCCAGACCAGTTCATCAGGATGGGCAGAGCCTGCACTGGAACGCCTCTATCCAGTGATGAAAGGATGGACAGGATGAAAGGCAAAATCAAAGGCGAAATCAAAGGCAGATAAAACCTTCTGGATCGCGGCTAAAGCATGCCCCTGCATGACTTAAGCAGGGGACCTGCCGCGATGACGGCTCTGTTGATAGGCATGAATTAAAACAAGAAACACATCATTTTTTAAGGAGACACCCCATGAAAATGCAAGCATCGCTACTCTATGAGCCGGGAAGACCGCTGGAAGTAGCGGACCTGGACCTGGAAGGACCGAAAGAAGACGAAGTCATGGTACGCATGACCGCCACTGGCGTATGTCACAGTTGTTTGCACGTCGTAGATGGCAGCTGGACCGGATATCCAATGCCCATGGTACTCGGCGATGAAGGGGCTGGAATCGTCCAAGAAGTGGGACCCGGTGTTCGACACGTAAAACCCGGCGACCACGTCATCCTATCCTGGGCATCGACATGCGGGCGCTGTCACTACTGCGCAACCGGACTATCGCACCTGTGTGAACGCACCCCACCGGGCAAAGGCGTATTAATGGACGGCACATCCAGAATGAAAATAAAAGGCCAAACCGTGTACCATTACGGACCCGCGTGTAGCTACGCCTCATACTCCGTCATGCCCGCCTCCTGTGCCGTCCCCATCCGGGAAGACATGCCCCTCGAAGTAGCCGCCTTAATCGGCTGCTCGGTCATGACCGGCGTAGGCTCCGTCATCAACACAGCAGCCGTAACGCCCGGAGCGAGCATGGCCGTATTCGGCACCGGGGGAATTGGCCTCAACGTCATACAGGGCGGAACCCTGGTACAGGCACACCCCATCATAGCAGTCGATATCAACCCCGCCAAACTGGAATACGCGAAATCCTTTGGCGCGACACACACCATAGACGCCAGCAAAGAAAATCCGGTCGAAGCCATAAAAGACCTCACCGGACGCGGGGCGGATTATTCATTTGTCGCAGTCGGCAACGCGCAAGTCATCAATCAAGCCTGGGACTGTCTCGCATCCAGGGGCCAGTGCTTGCTCATCGGCCTGCCTCCCACCGGTTCCACCGTCACATTTGACACCGGCAGCCTCCAGTCCAACGAACGCATCCTGCGCGGCTGCAGGTATGGAAGTGCGAGAATCTATGACGACTTCCCGCGCATGGTAGAACTCTACCTCGCTGGAAAACTAAAAATCGACGAACTCGTAACCCGGCGATTTGATCTCGAAGGAGCCAACGAAGCCTTTGACGCCCTGGCCGCTGGAGAAGTCGCGCGAGGCCTGATCGTCTTCTAAATCAAAGACTATCTACAGGACTCGAAGCGGAAAAAATAGTAGTAATAGCGCGTTGTGAGAGCGTATCCGAAAACGAAACCCGGGGAGAATCGGTCCGGCTCGTATCCATAACAGCACCAGGCGATTCGGGAGACCGTGTCGTCGCGGGATCGGGCTGCGACTGGCGGATACCCAAAACAGCAAACAGGACAATCCCCATTGCAAAAGCCATTTGATAAACGGGCAAGCGCATCGAAAACCTGAAAGAACGCAACACATTGAACCCACCGCGTTCTCGTGCAGACATCTGAGCAACAACAGCATTGCGAATCGCCGGATCGGGTTCAAGACCGCCGGTCCTGGGAACCGCAAGCACCTGGCTCAGCAACTCATCCACATTCTCTTTCTTTTTAAACGGAATAACCCGCCTCATATCCATCTCCTCATCCACACAGGGAATTTCGCCCCTGAAGTCTTTCTGCCAACTTCTGCGTAACATGGTGCAGCCTCGATTTAACCGTCCCCTCGGGACACCCGAGAATCTCACTAATCTCTCGAATACTGCGACACTCTTGATGCCGCAATAAAAACGTCGTACGCTGATCCACACTGAGCTTATCCAGCTCATCCATCAGCGCACTTAGAAAAGCCCGTTCATCGCACGCCTTTTCTATGGCATAAGCACCATCAACCCAGCCACAATGCATATCGATATCGGGATCATTAACCACAACCTTCCGCACACTCTGCTTGCGATACTCATTCTTGCACATATTGTGTGCAACCGTATAAAGCCAGGACGCAAAGGCATTACCCCGCTTAAATCGGGCGGGCTTCTCGACAATTTTCAAAAACAAATCCTGCAAAAAATCCTGCGCCTTCTCCTCGTCCCCCCCCAGCATGCGATGAAAATAATAAAGCATCCGCTTGCTATATCGGGTATAGAGTTCGTCAAAAGCGGCTGTATCGCCCCGCTGAATGCGGGCCATGAGCTTTTCATCGGAAAGCGTGTGATATTTTATCAGGAACATAAAAAACCAAACAGTACGTGATTAACTGCGCGTTTCTACATATGCATACACCTGACATTGCCAAAAAGTTCATATTTTTTTTAATGCGTCACATCAGCTTCTACGACAAATTCGACCTTACAGTTCACAATATGAAATAACGCGAACAATTGCCGAGCGGATTTTCGATAATTAGTCTGATCCAGAAGACGATAGTATTGCGCGGGCGATGTGCCCAGCCGACGAATAATCTCACGGGTACTCAACGGCGACTTCTTCACAGCCTCCCGAACCCGACACGTCAACTCATAGAGCAACAAATCCGCCATATAACCGGGATCGCGATTGTATTCGAGCACATGATCGATATGAACCGTCCCCTCATCTCCAGAAGCGAGCACATAGACAAACCCCTCATTGTCCAACTCCGGATCCACATAAACGTTGACAACCCAGCGCCCTTTTTGCGGTATTGGTCGCACAACCGCATAGGGAAACACATAGGTATTATTGTACGTATAAACTTCAAAAGCCTTCTTCCGATTATTCGGCACAACTCTTCGAATTTTCAAAGCGCACCTCTATCTTGCAATTCTCGTATATATTTTAAAATTTGACCCGTCGGCTTTCCCTTCATCGCCCTATTGTTTTCCAAATCCCACTTAACGACCAGCTTGCCCGATCGATAAACATGAACATGTCTCGGGGGATGGTCGCCAGCCCAAAACACAAAAATGAAATTTCCTCGCCGAATTCTACCCATTCTTAAATGTAACCATATACGGTTACACTTGTCAAGAGCGGACAAAAAAATTTTGATTTATCCTATTATGGCCAAAAGGTTCAAACTTTTTCTATTTTTTATTTATATTGAGAGGGTGTATAATTTGATTTGTACAAACCCCGCAATTAAATCGGAGACACAATGGAACGAGTAAAACGACGCGACTTCATAAAAAAAGCCGGACTTGCCGGCGGAGCTGCACTATTGGCGGGCTGTGCATCCCCTCAAGAAACCGGGGCACCCGCTGTACAAACGCGAAAAAAATACGAATGGAAAATGGTCACAACCTGGCCGCCGCACTTCCCCATCCTGGGAGAATCCGCTGAACACATCGCCAAATGGACAGAAGAAATGTCCGAAGGCCAGCTCAAAATACAGGTCTATGGCGGCGGCGAACTCATACCCCCCCTCGAAGGCTTTGACGCCGTCAGTGCGGGAACCGCGGAAATGTGTCACGGCGCCGCGTATTACTGGGCGGGAAAAGCGCAGGCAACCCAATTCTTTGCCTCTGTACCCTTTGGCATGAACGCCCAACAAATGAACGCCTGGATCACCAGTGGCGGAGGCCTCGCCTTATGGGAAGAACTCTACGCCCCATTTAACCTCATCCCCATCCCCGCAGGCAACACCGGCGTGCAAATGGGCGGCTGGTTCAACCGCGAAATCAACGCCACAAGCGACCTTCAGGGCCTCAAAATGCGCATCCCGGGCCTCGGCGGCAAAGTCATATCCAAAGCTGGCGGATCCGCTATCTTATCAGCCGGCGCAGAAATTTTCACCAACCTCGAACGCGGCGTCATCGACGCAACCGAATGGATCGGACCCTATCACGACACACTCATGGGCTTTTACAAAGCCGCCAAATACTATTATTATCCCGGCTGGCACGAACCCGGCACCGTCATAGAACTCATCGTCAACAAATCCGCATATCAAACCCTGCCCAAAAACCTGCAAGACATCGTGCGAACCGCCGCAGCGCGCGCAAATGCCTGGACACTATCGGAATTTGAAGCAAAAAACAACGCGCATCTGCAAACCCTCATAAAAGACCACAACGTCATACTGAAAAAATTCCCCGACGAAGTCCTCGACATACTTCAAAAATACGCCAGAGAAGTCGAAGATGAACTCGTCGCAGCCGATGCCATGAGCAAAAAAGTATATGAAGCATATGAATCATTTCGCAAAAAAATGCACGGCTGGGCGGCGATATCGGAAAAAATCTATTACGAGAACTTGAGTGCATAATCGTTACCCCCCCAAATATTTTGGCAAAGACGTCGCCATCTCGGGAAACGTAATAACCAGCGTCAGCCCAATAAGCTGAATAATAATAAACGGAATAATCCCCCGATAAATATGGCCCGTGCGGACCTCGGGCGGCGCGACCCCCTTCAGATAAAAAAGCGCAAAACCAAACGGCGGCGTCAAAAAAGAAGTCTGCAAATTCATCGCAATCAAAATACCCAACCACAGAAGATCCACCCCCAACGTCACAAAAATAGGCGCCACAACCGGAACAATAATAAACGTAATCTCGATAAAATCGATAAAAAATCCCGCCACAAAAATCATAACCATCACAAGCGCGAGAAACGCCCCCGGACTCATATTCGCCGACAGAATCAGATTCGTCAAATACGCATCCCCGTGCATACCGCGAAACACCAGACCAAACGCCGTAGCCCCCACCAGAATAAGAAAAACCATACACGTCAGATGCGTCGTCTCCACCATCACCGACTTCAGCGTCCGATATGAAAACCGCTTTTGCAACACCGTCAAAAGCGTTGCGCCAAACGCACCCACGGCCGCCGCCTCGGTAGGCGAAGCAACCCCCGCAAAAATAGAACCCAGCACCGCAACAACCAGAACAGCCGGCAGAACAAACGCCTGCAAAACGCGCTTCACCATCGCCCTGCCGTGAAATTGCGCGAGCTCCTCCTCTGGCATTGCCGGTACCCACTCGGACTTAAAAATCGCAACCAGAATCAGATAAACCGCATAAAAACCAACCAGAACAAACCCGGGCAACACAGCACCCACAAACATATCCCCAATCGGAACATTCAGCACACTACCTAATAGCACCAGCACAATACTCGGCGGAATAATCTGCCCCAAAGTACCCGACGCTGAAATCGTCCCTGCGGCAACCTCGGGGCGGTATCCCCGCTTCAGCATCGTCGGCAAACTCAGCAAACCCATCGTAACCACAGTCGCGCCCACAATCCCCGTAGAAGCCCCGAACAGCGCCCCCACAGCAACCACAGAAATCGCCAGTCCACCGCGCAAATGCCCAAAAAGCAACGCCATCGTCTCCAGCAAATTCTCAGCCAGCCCGGACTTCTCCAGCATCACCCCCATAAACACAAACAAAGGCACGGCAATCAGCACGTAATTCGTCATCACACCCCAGATACGCAGGGGCAAAAGATTGAAAAAAGCCGGACCAAACGTCAAATAGCCCAGAATAAAAGAAACGCCACCCAGCGTAAACGCAACGGGAAAACCGATCAAAAGAAGAAGAAAAAGAACGCCAAACAGAATCAGGGGCATCGCCTCAATCATCCATCCACCTCCTCATCGTGCCCCAGGACGGAAAGCAAAGACCGACACGCCAGACTTAGGCCCTGTAGCAAAAGCAGAACAAAACCCAGTGGAATAGCCGCCTTGAGCACCCAACGCGCGGGTAGGCCTCCCGGATCGGGTGACGTCTCCCCAATGTGGAAAGCACTAACCACAAAATACTGCGAACTCACAATCACAATAACGCAAAACGGAATCAAAAACAGAACACTACCAATCAAATTCACCCACGCCTGTTTGCGCGGAGAAAACCGGCTATAAAACACATCCACGCGCACGTGTTGATCGTGCTTGAGCGAATACGCAGCGCCCAAAAGAAAAATGAGCGCGAACAAATGCCATTCCAACTCCTGAACAGCCACCAGGCTATTCTTCAGCACATAGCGGGTAAAAACATCGTAACACACCACCGCCACCAGCACAGCAGTAAGCCACGAAACAACACGCCCAACGCGCTCGTTTAATCCATCGACAAATCGGATATATGCTCTTAACACCTGCAAAATGCTCTCCTCAAAAAAAGGATCAGGATGTGCAGAGCCTGCACTGGAATGGTTCTATCCAGTGATGGAAGGATGAACAGGATAAAATCAAAACCAGGAGCAATCACAGATAAAAAGGCTGTGGTTGCTTGTGTATCAGAATATAAACAATAATTCGCAAAGCAGGCGACAAAATATGACCTTTGATATAGGATCATTTTTTGTGTAAATTTACACAAATTATCTCACCCACAAAAAGGAGTAACCGCATGGCAGAACAACCGAACATCCTGCTCTTCATCAGCGACCAACAGCGCACGGACACCCTGCGGTGTTACGGCAACGACTGGATACAATCGCCGCATCAAGACGCATTGGCAGAGCGCAGCTTCGTCTTTGAAAACACCTACGTCACACAACCCGTATGCACCCCTGCGCGCGGATCCCTCATGACGGGCCTGTACCCGCACAATCACGAATGCATGGTCAACCGGGACATATTGCGCGACGAAATCCCATCCATCGCAGAAATGCTACCCGACACCTATCGAAAAGCCATGTTTGGAAAATGGCACCTCGGCGACGACTCCGTGCGACAACACGGATTCGACGAATGGATCAGCACAGAAGACGACCACCGCAACAAATACTCCCGCCCTGGCCTGCCCTTCAGCAGCTATTACTACTGGATGAAAGAACAGGGCATAGAACCCCAAAACAACAGCGCCACTGGAGAAATCATCTACTCACCGCGCCAGCGATCCCAACTCCCCGCAGAATACCAGATGGGCACCTTCATCGCCAACCACTCCGAGCGATTCATCCGGGAAAACACAGACCGCCCCTGGCTCCTCGTATTCAGCACATTTGAGCCACACCCCCCAATGACCGGACCCTACGACGGCATGTACGACCCCGATGCCCTACCCGTAGGTCCCACCTTCATCAAAAAACCAGAAGGACACGCCTTATTTAACCGCGCGCGCGCAGAACACTACCTCAACAACAGGGTTGAAGGTCACGACATGCGACAAGAAAAATCCTGGCGAAAACTGCGGGCGCAATACTACGGCAACGTAAAAATCATCGACGACGCCATAGGCCGCATGGTACAGGCACTGGAAGAAACCGGACAAATGGAAAACACCATCTTTGCCGTCACCAGCGACCACGGTGAAATGGCAGGCGACCACGCCATGTTCGAAAAACGCGCATTCTACGAAGAATCCGCGCGCGTACCCATGATCTTAAGCGTCCCGTGGCTCACCCAATCGCAAAAGCGTATCGACGGCGTCTTTGGACACGCGGACCTGATCGCCACCCTTGTGGAACTCGCCAATCAGCCACTATTAGAAACCCTCCCGGGCCGCCCGTGTGCCGACGTCTTAAACGGCGGTGCCGACCTGCGCGACCACACCGCATTCATGGAATGGAACGGCATTGGCGACCGCAACCTGGGCAATCCCAAAATCAACCTCATGTCAACCTTGCCCTGGCGCTGTGCCGTAACCGGAGACCGGTGGAAACTCAACTTATGTGCCGGCGACCAGTGCGAATTATTCGACCTGAACAACGACCCCTATGAAGAAACCAACCTCTTCGACGACCCTGCGCACCGCGACCGGGCGCGGGAAATCGCAGCCCGCATTCGACTGTGGCAACACGAAACGAATGACCACGCGCCCTTGCCTGCGGTTTGAAAAAAAATCAAAACCTCTGGATCGCGGCTTACACCCTGCCTGCCCCTGTATGCTTTAAGCAGGGGCCGCGATGACGGGAGCCTGCCCCGTAGTGTCTCTATACGGGGTCGCACATCTCACGTCTCACCTTTACAATTTACCTTGCAAATAAGAAAAGAATGGCTATATTGCATTTGTCCTTAATTCTTATCCCCAATTCTCAAAAGGAACCCTGCCATGGACGACGCGGCATTGTTAAAACTGCTGGAGGCTGGGATTGGTGAAGAAGTTGCTGCTACACAATTGAACATATCTCCCCAACAGGTAAAAGGACGAATCAGAGAATATTTGCAAGCAGGCATATTAAATTGCAATGGCGAACGCGAAACCATCAACTGGAAAGCCTTTGGCAAATGGAAAAAACTGGCGCGAACTGTTGAAACCGTATAGAAAAAGCAAAAACGGGTTGATGTAACAAAACGGGCAGTCGCATGTGTGCAACTGCCCGTTTTTTTTGGAGAACGAAGCGTGGAAATAGGTAAATGGTGTACCTCCATTCTCTTTCTTTCCATCTGTCTCAACTGCACCTCGCAAAAACAGGAGCTACAAATGGGTGTAGATGTATTTTTGGAACACCACACCCCTCTGGTAGCGGACGCACGGGTCGGCCTGATCACCAACCCCACGGGACGCACAAAAACAGGCATCACAACAATCGCCGCCCTGCAACAGCACCCGGACGTAAATCTCGTCGCCCTATTCGCACTTGAACACGGAATCAAAGCAGAGGCAAAAGCGGGCGAACACGTGCGCGACACACAAATGGACAGCCTGCCCGTATATTCCCTCTACGGAAGTGACCGCTCCTTAAAATCCGCACTGGACAACATCGACGTCATAATCTACGACATACAGGACGTGGGCAGCAGAGCCTACACCTACATCTGGAGCCTGACCAAAGTCATAAAAGCGGCGGGCGAACACGACAAGCGCGTCATCGTCCTCGACCGCCCCAATCCCCTCGGCGGACTAACCGTAGATGGACCCATAACCGAGGAAAAATGGCGATCATTAGTTGGAGGACTCTATCCGGTACCCCGCGCGTATGGACTCACAGCAGGAGAACTCGCCCGATATCTCAACCGCGAACACCTGCTCGCGTGTTCCCTCACCGTCGTCCCTATGGAAGGCTACCAGCGCAACACGCGCTGGGCGGACATCGGACGCGACTGGATCGAGCCATCGCCCAACATCCCATCGCCCGAATCTGCTATAACCTTTGCCGCAACCGGAACCATTGGCGCATTGGGGACGGTACACATCGGCATAGGAACCGACATGCCCTTTCAAATCGCTGGCGCGCCGTGGATCAACGCAGAAAAAACAGCCCGCGACCTGAACGCCCTGCAACTGCCCGGCGTAGAATTTCAACCCATAATATTTGAACCCGACACATGGCTGTTTCGCGACAAAAAAGTACAGGCTATATTCCTGCACATAACAGACCCCATCGCCTTTCGCCCAACGCGCACAGAAATATCCATACTCGCACACCTCGTGGCA
Above is a window of Gemmatimonadota bacterium DNA encoding:
- a CDS encoding sulfatase-like hydrolase/transferase; protein product: MAEQPNILLFISDQQRTDTLRCYGNDWIQSPHQDALAERSFVFENTYVTQPVCTPARGSLMTGLYPHNHECMVNRDILRDEIPSIAEMLPDTYRKAMFGKWHLGDDSVRQHGFDEWISTEDDHRNKYSRPGLPFSSYYYWMKEQGIEPQNNSATGEIIYSPRQRSQLPAEYQMGTFIANHSERFIRENTDRPWLLVFSTFEPHPPMTGPYDGMYDPDALPVGPTFIKKPEGHALFNRARAEHYLNNRVEGHDMRQEKSWRKLRAQYYGNVKIIDDAIGRMVQALEETGQMENTIFAVTSDHGEMAGDHAMFEKRAFYEESARVPMILSVPWLTQSQKRIDGVFGHADLIATLVELANQPLLETLPGRPCADVLNGGADLRDHTAFMEWNGIGDRNLGNPKINLMSTLPWRCAVTGDRWKLNLCAGDQCELFDLNNDPYEETNLFDDPAHRDRAREIAARIRLWQHETNDHAPLPAV
- a CDS encoding DUF1343 domain-containing protein, yielding MGVDVFLEHHTPLVADARVGLITNPTGRTKTGITTIAALQQHPDVNLVALFALEHGIKAEAKAGEHVRDTQMDSLPVYSLYGSDRSLKSALDNIDVIIYDIQDVGSRAYTYIWSLTKVIKAAGEHDKRVIVLDRPNPLGGLTVDGPITEEKWRSLVGGLYPVPRAYGLTAGELARYLNREHLLACSLTVVPMEGYQRNTRWADIGRDWIEPSPNIPSPESAITFAATGTIGALGTVHIGIGTDMPFQIAGAPWINAEKTARDLNALQLPGVEFQPIIFEPDTWLFRDKKVQAIFLHITDPIAFRPTRTEISILAHLVATYPEFKIPKDRYERFDQAMGTSTVREALLKGDSAREIWERWEGELEEFATVREKYLLY